Sequence from the Burkholderia sp. GAS332 genome:
ACAGTAAAAACATCGCCATCGATCTGGCAAACACTAGCAACAGCAAAAACGTCAATCCCAATCGCATTGGCAACACTCCTGCTACCAGCCATAACAGCCTACCGCTGGATGCGCCCAGTCTGGCTAGACCTGGTAATGGTGCGCGAACGCGCAATAGACTTCACCGGCGGCAGATTCAACACAAGGGCCCGCGAATCGCACAGCGTAATAATCGGCCCCCTGGCCCGCACATTAAACGCCTTAGCCGAACGCATGGAACGCCTGATCGCCGCACAGCGCGAACTCACCAACGGCATCTCCCACGAACTCCGCACGCCTTTAGCCCGCGTGCGCTTCGCACTAGAGAACTTACGCGAACCCACATCCGCAGCCGAATACAACAGCGCATTGTCGAGCATCGACCAGGACGTCACCGAACTCGACGAGCTCATCGACATGAGCCTGACCTACGCGCGCCTCGAATACAGCTCTCTGCAATCGAACCTCGAATCCACGGTGCTCGCGACATGGTTCGACAGCCAGATCACGGACGCCACGCTGCTCTACGCGGACAAGCAACTGGTCCCACAGGTGGACGTGGACATATCGCTACGCGTCGTAATGGACAAGCGCCTCATGTCCTACGCGATGCGTAACCTGCTGCGCAACGCCAGCAAATACGCTCATTCTCGGATCATGGTCGGCCTGAGCGTCAGGCATGGCAACGTGGAAATCTATGTGGAAGACGACGGCGCAGGCGTGCCACCCGACCAACGCGAGCGCATCTTCAACGCCTTCGTGCGGCTCGATCGTCAGACCGGCGGCTACGGCTTAGGTCTTGCGATTACGCAACAGGTGCTGCGCGCCCATCACGGCCGCATCGCCGTCACCGATCCATTGACGCTGAGCGGCGCGCGTTTCGAAATGAGCTGGCCGGTGGGCACGGCGGCGTGAAACCCATCGTTCGTACCGGGCCTCAATAGGTATGGCCCAACTGGAAGTAAAAGTTATGCCGGCCACCCGGTGCAAACGCTACACCCAGATATATCGGTCCGAATGAACTGGTCAGCGCGGTGAAAACCGTCACGCTGCGCTTCAGCGATCCACTGCCTAAGTCCGAATCGCGGTTCCAGACGTTGCCGGCTTCAATGCTCAGCCCTGCAAACAGGCCGCGAATCGGCGACGCGTTGAAGGTGGCGAGCTGATTCATGTACGTCACCTGGCCGTACGCCATCGAATTGCCGGACAACTGGTCGGCGGCGTAGGCCGACAAATGCTGGAAACCGCCCAGCGTGAAGCCGAACGGATTCGTCAGATTGGTGCCGCCGAAGTCGTTACCCCCTTCGATGCTGGCGTTGATGCTGTGCCGTCCATAGCTCGCCGCGACGAGGGCTTTGCCGTACACCTCGGTGAAGCTGTTGCTGCCGGCGAACAACGAACGTTCTACGCGTAGTTCGCCGAAATAACCTTTGCGAGCAAACAGTGGATCGTCGAGCTGGTCGATCACGAGCCGTGCGCGCGCGCTAAGCTGCCGGCCGTAGATATCGGGGAAAAGCAGCGGCGAATTAAACTCATCCTCGAGCGGCAAGTTGTATTGCGGCGACGCGAAACCATGCGCGTAGGCCACGCCAATACGGAAGTCGCCGAGACGCGCGAGCGGTACACCCAAGTCGACCCCGGCGCGCTCGGTTTGCAAGAGGTATTGCGTGACCTTGACGTTGCCGGAATCGTCGTAAAGGTTCGCATAGCGGCGCTGAAACTCGAGATAGGGCGCGACGTAATACCCGAAAGAAGTCGACAGCGGCTGCCGCAGCTCCGCATGCAGGTTGATCAGATCGCTGCCGACGGTCCCGTCCACGCGCCCTTCGAGCCCTGACGAAGTGAGCCACGGCCGGCGATAACCGAGATGCAGCCGGAAGCCGCCTTCATCTGTCGAACTGCTCGACAAACCCAGCCCGAACAGCAGGAAATTCGGTCCCCACAGCTTCTGTTGCGCGGAGACAATGAGCGTGTGCTGGTCGCCGTCGTCGACGAGTTGCTGGCTGACGCTGTCGAAGTCGCCCGCGGTAGTGAGCGCCAGCAAGTCCTTGTTGAGCGCAACCGGATCGTATACATCGCCGGGTTGGACGTGCAACGCGGCGCGAATGCGCGCCTCGGGCACGAGCCCTTGCGATGCGATCTCGATCTGTGTGATCCGTACCGGACGCATGGCGGGCGTGCTGTGCCTGGCCCGCCACGCGGCATAGTCGGCGGGCGAGAGCGCCAGATGCTGAAGCTGCGGCATGGCCGCGCGTGTGGCGGCGGCGCCGGCCGCGATCGCCTGGCTCGCGTTGGCGAAATCGGTGAAGCTCAGCGAGCCCAGCGCCGGTTCGATCAGGACGTCGCCGGCTTGCAACTGTTCACGTTGCCGCGCCACGTTCTGGTGTATCAGGATGCCGATCATCTGCTGCATCACGTCGGCGGGCGAGGCCAGCGCATCCAGCGGCCGCAGCGGCGAGCCGATATCGACCGCGATCACGACGTTCGCACCCATGTCGCGCGCCGTTTCGATGGGCAGATTGCTGACGATGCCGCCGTCAACCAGCGTGCGCCCGTCGATATCGGCCGGCGCGAACAGGCCAGGTAACGCCATGCTGGCGCGAATCGCCTGCGGCAGCGAGCCGTGATCGAGCACCACCTTCTGTCCGGTGCGCAGATCGGTCGCGATCGCGCGGTACGGGATCGGTAGGCGGTCGAACGAAACGTTGCCAGGCACCGCGGACGTCCAGTCCTGCAGCAGCGCTTGCAAACGATTGCCCTGGATGAGCCCGACCGGCAACCGGAAGCCACTGGCGCCGTAGCCTAGCGACAGGCTGTTCACATACAGCCGCTCGTCCTCGCGGCGCGATTGCGGCAGATCGGCGCGTTCGGTGACGTCGAACGCGATGTCCGCGAGATTGATCCCCGCGAGGCGGTTTTGCATGTCCTGCGCCGTCATACCGCTCGCGTACAGGCCGCCGACCACCGACCCCATGCTGGTGGCGGCGATACAGTCGACCGGAATGCGGTTTTCCTCGAGCACCTTCAAGACGCCGAGGTGGGCATAGCCGCGCGCGCCTCCGCCTGACAGCACGAGACCGACGGAGGGCCGGCCGGCCGGGCCGCCGTCGGCGCTGCACGCAGATTCGGCGGCGAGAGCGGGGCGGGCCAGGGCGGCGATCCCGCACGCCAGCAGCACCACGGTGCAGCGCAAACGAAGAACGATACGCCGGCGCTGCGTGTGCGCCGCTGATTGTTGTAGTTGTTCGCTCGCCAACGCTCGACTCATCGGTTTTGATGCGGGAAGAAAACCGAGAGATTACATTGTTTTGCTCCGGTAAAAACAGGTGACCCTGTGTAAACGAGAGTTTGCGAAAAATCGTAGTCGTAACGCCCTGGGTTCCGCGTCAACGCTTGACGTCGAGGCGAAGCGTCGCGCCGCCGGGCGTACGGCGCGACGTCCCGGCACTAAGCACGCATCAACGCACGCACAGCTTTCGCCGCCATCGGATGCCCCAGGTCCGACGCAACGAAATGCGCCACTTTGCGCTCGGCAAGATTGATCGTCACGTAGTCGTTCGGCGCTTTGGTATTGAGACCGTCAGACGCCGAGTGATACTCGATACGTAACTGCGTCGCGGTGACGACGATGCGCAGATAGCCGTAGTTGGTGTCGTCGTAGTTTTCCAGCACGACCTGATCCGTGGTGGCCGACGCCGCCTGCATGATTTGCGGCGCGCGGATGGCGGGCGCGCCCTGCGCGGCGAGCTTGACCAAACCGTGTCCACCGTTACCGCATACGAGGTAGGGAATCTGCGTGCCGTCCGCATTTCGCGTACGCGTGAAGCGCTGATAATTGTGCGCATGGCCGGAAAGAAACGCATGCGGCCATACGCCGTTGGCTTCGCAGATCTTGTCGATCTGCGCCAGCATATCGACGCTCGATCCGTGTCCGCCCGCGCTGTACGGCGGATGATGATCCGCGATCAGCAGTGCGCCCGTGAACTTCTCGGCTTTGACACGCTTGAGCGCGGCGTCGAGAAAGTCGAGTTGAGTGCGCCCGATGGTCGGGTTTGAAATTACACCGGGATCTTCGAGCGTGTTGCTGTAGATCGCCAGCACGCGCACGAACGGCGCCTCGAACGTGAAGAACACGCCGGGCTGGATTTGCGCGGTACGCGACAGTCCGCCGGCTTCGGGCGTAACGGCGAAGGTCTCCGCGCAAAAATTTCGCAGGAACGCAGTGAGACTGGCGGCGTGCGCTTCCGGCGAAACCATGCCGTCATGGTTGCCGGCGCAGGCGAGGATGGGCGCCGGATAGTTTCGATACGGTTCGTAAAACTGATCGTAATAGTACTTGCCCTCGCCAAAGCTATAGACGACGTCGCCGAGCATCAAGGCAAACTGCGGCACCTCGCTGGCGTTAGCTTCGTTGAAGTCGGCGGTCAATTTATCGGTCACTTCGTTTTGGGTCGCCGGACCGGTCGTATTGCCGCAATCCCCTAGCGCGTGAAAGACCAGTTGTCCGGCGGCTGTGATTCTGTCGATGGCGGTTGCGTTGTCACCCATGACCTCGGCCAGCGTGAGTTGGGGCTCCACGCCCCCTCTCGGTGCGGGAAACGGCAACGGAAACAGTTTGTGCTCCGCATTGAGCTTGTCGATTTCCTTGTAGGCCGCATTGTCCGACGGGTGGAGCACACGAAACACCGTTGGGTCCGCGGTCGGCTGAGGTTGCGCGAACACGGGCTGGTCCAGCACTCGCGGACCGAGCGTGGTGGCGGCGGCGGTGGTCGTGCTCGCAGGCGGGTTTGAGTCGCTAGTGTGAGCCGTGGCCTTTTTCCCGGATGCCGCAGCCTTGCTGGACGACTTTCGTTTCCCTTCAGCTTTCGCCGTGCTTTCTTTCGCCTTGGCTTTGGGTTTCGACTCGCGTTTTGCCGACATATGCGCCTCTTGAGGAAGAGTAAGCGGGGGTGGTGATACGCAAGCGGCTTGCGCCGTTCCGTTCATTGAACCCTACGACATGCGTATTTCGGAAAAGTGTCGCGATGGTGTTGAACATGGCTCACGGTCGCGCTTGACCGGGCGCGCGGCACGGGCCGGGCTCAACCCGAAACAATTTATGTCGGCCTATGTCGCGGCCCGTTTGAATCGCCCGGAAAGCCTTGTCCAGCAGGGCTCTGTCGTGGTGAAACAGGGTGACATATCTTCGCTGCTGATTAAAATCACGCGTCCTTCTATAGTCCGTTCGTCGCCACGCCGCAGTGCGCAGAAGTGGCCCGAAATCAAGAAGGACATACCGTGAAAGACTGTTCGTTCGTTGTCCCAGCCACCGGCGCTTTCCTTGCCTCCGTGACCCCCATCGCATCCGTTCGCGGCACCTTGCGCAAGCTTGTGCTCAGCGCAACCGTCGCCGTACTCGCGCTGGGTAGCGCGTCGGCTTTCGCCTGGTCGCAGCACGGCACCGCCTACACCTCGCGCGGCACCTACAACGGCGCGCGTTATGGTTCGTGTGGCGGTGGCAGTTGTTCGCATGCGGGCGGCGTGGCGGGTCCTTACGGCGGCCTGGCGACCAACACCGGTACGGTGACCCGCAACGCGCCGGGTCAGTTCTCGAATTCAGGCACCGCGACAGGACGCTACGGCAACCAGGTCCAGCACGCCGGCGATACCAACTGTGCAGGCGGCACGTGTTCCCACACCGGTACCCTGACCGGACCGGACGGCAAAACAGCCACCACGTCCGGCGATGTGACGAAAACCGCGCCAGGCCAGTATTCGTCGTCCGGGTCGATCACGGGCTCGAACGGCAACACGGTCAACCATTCGGCAGCGACAAACTGCGCGGGCGCTTCGTGTTCACGTTCCGGCACGGTGACCGGGTCTGATGGAGGGACCGTCAATCACTCCGGCACGGCCACGCGTGTTGCCCCGGGTGTCGTGACGACGTCGACGAGCGCAACGGGTACACATGGCAACACGGTGACGACAAGCGGGACGGTCACGACCACCGGCGTCGTCACGACGGGCAGCACGACCGTCGTGGTGGCGGCGAAGCCGGTCGTTGTCGCACCGCCGCCGGCTGTGTATGTGCCGCCGCCTCCGGTTGTGTATGTTCCGCCGCCGCCGGTTGTCTACGTTCCGCCGCCGCCCCCGCCGCCTGCTGTGTATGTCGCGCCGCGCGTTGTCTATGTAGCGCCTGCGCCGCGCCCTGTCGTGTGGGTGCCGGGGCACTGGGTGGGCAATGTCTGGGTGCCGGCGCACTGGTCATGAGTGAAAACGTGCGGGTGAGAACGGGCGATGAGGCCGGGCCAATCGGTCCGCCATGGATGAGCGAGCAGGGAAGTGCGAGGGCAGTCCGGTCACGTTTCAACGCGGTACGCACACGGACCTTATACAAGGTCGGTGCGTTGGCAACGATGATCGTTGCTACAGGTGTAGCGATTGCAGTGGGTGAGGGCATCACAAACACGGAAACGCATGCTGTGCACCGGGCGATTGAACCCGGACAGAACTGTTCGGCGAAATACGCAGCGTTGCTCGACCTTGCCGAATTGGCGAGACGTGATGGCAAATCGTCGGAGGTCGTGGTGCGCGGGTTGAGCGATCGCGGCGGAGCAATGAGCGGATGTTTGCCGACGGGCAAGCGCGCGCGGTCCGATTAAAAGCACGGAACCCGAACAGGCCTAGGACGCCCCTCAGTTTTTTCTAAAGGCGGTTTATCGACGAAGGCGATTCACATAGGCAACGGTGCTTTTGCTTGCGTCGAAAGCGGGCGCTCCAAATCCTTGAACAAGGAGCGCCCCTTAGTCACTGCCCCACGGCTATCGGCCCTGCTGTTGCAGATACTGCCTGACGTCGTCCATGGTCACACTTCCTTTATGGCTTGCATCGATCTGATCGAAGTGCTTGGCGACATAGCCGAGCCCCGCGGTCTGGGCCTGAGTTTTTGTGACCGCCGCGCCATTACTAAGGACCGTGTTCGCTCCCAGCCGCGCTTCGAGCCGCTGCTGAGCTTCCTGCTGCAGTGCCGTGCCGGTCGACGGCGCGATAGGGGTAGCACGGTTTTGAGGAAAGAACGGACCGTCGACGCCCCTGGATCCGCTTGGCGGCGTCGCCGGCGCCACCGCTTGCGGCGGTAACGCATGCGCGCTGCCAATAAAGCAGCCAAAGGCGATCAACGGGGAAACACGCCGCAACATATCGAAAAGAGACATGATGACTCGCATTGATTGAGTGAATAGAGTATTGCGAACGAGGCACATCGCGTCAGTTCAGTCAGGGTGCCGTGGCTTGCGCCGTGGCGGTGGCCGTCGGCTGACTGGCGGGGCTTTCGTCATGCCACGGCGCCGGCAGCGTCCAGAGCGCGAGTGCATCCGGAAGCGGCGTGCCCCGATAGAAGCGCACCAGATCCCGTTTCATCAGCGGACGGGCGACGTCATCCAGATAGATCATATGTCCGCCCTGGAAGAAGTTGACCTGCAGGTCCGGATTCAGACCGGGTACTGTTTGCAGTCGCGCCAGCTGTTTCTCGGTATTGAAGAACGGTGTGGCCAGATCATGAAAGCCGTTTTCCGAGAGTACCCTGAGTTTCGGATTGAGCGTCAGCGCGCCCAGCAGATCCGGGATCGTGTCGGGCAGGGGCTGTCCGTCATGCGAGAAGTTCCAAACGTTGATGATGTTGTCGTTCAGCGGCAAATAGGTCGCATTCGGCGCCGTATACCCCAGGTAGTCAGGCATCTGCGTCGCCAGCGCCGTGGTGAACGGCTGGGAGATCAGGATGTCAGACGGGTCCCCGTCGTTTTGC
This genomic interval carries:
- a CDS encoding sensor protein encodes the protein MPPLAEQKKLTPYRYAKWRWHRFSRSWTDTRADRIPSWSRLYVRVYTRLLTLTVLVLAASITTLSLTVKTSPSIWQTLATAKTSIPIALATLLLPAITAYRWMRPVWLDLVMVRERAIDFTGGRFNTRARESHSVIIGPLARTLNALAERMERLIAAQRELTNGISHELRTPLARVRFALENLREPTSAAEYNSALSSIDQDVTELDELIDMSLTYARLEYSSLQSNLESTVLATWFDSQITDATLLYADKQLVPQVDVDISLRVVMDKRLMSYAMRNLLRNASKYAHSRIMVGLSVRHGNVEIYVEDDGAGVPPDQRERIFNAFVRLDRQTGGYGLGLAITQQVLRAHHGRIAVTDPLTLSGARFEMSWPVGTAA
- a CDS encoding 3',5'-cyclic AMP phosphodiesterase CpdA, which codes for MSAKRESKPKAKAKESTAKAEGKRKSSSKAAASGKKATAHTSDSNPPASTTTAAATTLGPRVLDQPVFAQPQPTADPTVFRVLHPSDNAAYKEIDKLNAEHKLFPLPFPAPRGGVEPQLTLAEVMGDNATAIDRITAAGQLVFHALGDCGNTTGPATQNEVTDKLTADFNEANASEVPQFALMLGDVVYSFGEGKYYYDQFYEPYRNYPAPILACAGNHDGMVSPEAHAASLTAFLRNFCAETFAVTPEAGGLSRTAQIQPGVFFTFEAPFVRVLAIYSNTLEDPGVISNPTIGRTQLDFLDAALKRVKAEKFTGALLIADHHPPYSAGGHGSSVDMLAQIDKICEANGVWPHAFLSGHAHNYQRFTRTRNADGTQIPYLVCGNGGHGLVKLAAQGAPAIRAPQIMQAASATTDQVVLENYDDTNYGYLRIVVTATQLRIEYHSASDGLNTKAPNDYVTINLAERKVAHFVASDLGHPMAAKAVRALMRA
- a CDS encoding NTE family protein, with the translated sequence MSRALASEQLQQSAAHTQRRRIVLRLRCTVVLLACGIAALARPALAAESACSADGGPAGRPSVGLVLSGGGARGYAHLGVLKVLEENRIPVDCIAATSMGSVVGGLYASGMTAQDMQNRLAGINLADIAFDVTERADLPQSRREDERLYVNSLSLGYGASGFRLPVGLIQGNRLQALLQDWTSAVPGNVSFDRLPIPYRAIATDLRTGQKVVLDHGSLPQAIRASMALPGLFAPADIDGRTLVDGGIVSNLPIETARDMGANVVIAVDIGSPLRPLDALASPADVMQQMIGILIHQNVARQREQLQAGDVLIEPALGSLSFTDFANASQAIAAGAAATRAAMPQLQHLALSPADYAAWRARHSTPAMRPVRITQIEIASQGLVPEARIRAALHVQPGDVYDPVALNKDLLALTTAGDFDSVSQQLVDDGDQHTLIVSAQQKLWGPNFLLFGLGLSSSSTDEGGFRLHLGYRRPWLTSSGLEGRVDGTVGSDLINLHAELRQPLSTSFGYYVAPYLEFQRRYANLYDDSGNVKVTQYLLQTERAGVDLGVPLARLGDFRIGVAYAHGFASPQYNLPLEDEFNSPLLFPDIYGRQLSARARLVIDQLDDPLFARKGYFGELRVERSLFAGSNSFTEVYGKALVAASYGRHSINASIEGGNDFGGTNLTNPFGFTLGGFQHLSAYAADQLSGNSMAYGQVTYMNQLATFNASPIRGLFAGLSIEAGNVWNRDSDLGSGSLKRSVTVFTALTSSFGPIYLGVAFAPGGRHNFYFQLGHTY